The Pseudomonas moraviensis genome contains the following window.
GGTGTCGAAACCATTGAAGAAATCCCTCACATATTTATTCACCGGATTGCACAGCAGTTCACGCGGCGTGCCGATCTGCACCACGCGCCCGCCCTCCATGATCGCGATGCGATGGCCGATGCGCACCGCTTCTTCAATGTCGTGGGAGATGAAAATGATCGTGCGATCCTGCTCGGCCTGAAGCTTGATCAATTCGCCCTGCATCTCGCTGCGAATCATCGGGTCGAGTGCCGAGAACGCTTCGTCCATCAGCAGAATGGCAGGGTCGTTGGCCAGCGCGCGAGCCAGGCCGACGCGCTGCTGCATGCCGCCGGAAAGTTGATGGGGGAAGCTGAATTCCTGGCCGGAAAGCCCGACCTGCTCGAGTGCGCCCATGGCCCGGCAGTAGCGTTCTTTCTCGCTGACGCCGCTGATTTCCAGACCGAAACTGACGTTGTCGATCACGCTCATGTGCGGCATCAGGGCGAACGACTGGAAGACCATGCCCATGTCCTTGCGGCGGACTTGCAGCAGGTCCTTGTCGGCCAGACCGGTGATCTCCTTGCCGTTAAGGAAGATCTTGCCGGAGGTCGGCTCGATCAACCGGTTGAACAGGCGGACCATGGTCGATTTGCCGGAGCCGGACAAACCCATGATCACGAAGATTTCGCCTCGTCGAACGGAAAAGTTGGCGTCGAATACACCAATTGCCTGACCGGTCTTTTTGAATACTTCAGCTTTCGAGGCGCCCTCTTCAATCATCTTCATGGCCAGCGCTGGCTGGTTGCCGAAGACTTTGAAAACATTCTTTACGCAGATGATCTCGTCGGAACTTGTCATACCATGCCTCCTTCGTGTCGCACTTCGATCGCTTTAAACGACGAGCAATTGAGTGAAACCATGTTTGAACGGCAGCGGTAATCAATAAATGTCTTCACGACGGGTTTCCTTTTATTATTTTTGGGTGCCCAGGAAAGAGGGGATGTTGCAAATCTATTAGCATCACCTCGCTTAATCCAACTACATTTACAGGGACAATTCGATAACGTCGGGTTATCGGTTGCAGGGTCGGCCATGGCTGATCCTTCGGCTTCGCACCGTGAGCGACCGGGTCTATTCCCAAAGCGACGCTGGCGTGGCCCTGCGAAGAGCGTTCCGTTACCCTCCTCGCGCTTCGTTGGGGAGCTGTATCGTTAGGAGAGTGTACGAATGACCAAGCATGTCGACCCTGACACCATCCTGTTGAAAATGCCGTCCTTGCGGGCTGTGAAGGCATTTGTCGCGGCCGCCAAGTACGAAAGCTTCACCCGCGCCGCCGAGGCGTTGTGCGTTTCGCAAGCGGCGATCAGTCGGCAGATACGCGAACTGGAAAGCTATCTGGGCGCGCAACTATTTACCCGGGTGGGTCGCGCGGTCGAACTGACCGCCGCCGGTGCGGTGTTCTTCGATGCCGCGCAATTGTCGTTCGTCAACATCGCCCAGGCCGCCGAACGCATCCGCAGCAGCCAGTCGAGCAAGAAGGTGCTCACGATCTGCTGCTCACCGGCCTTTTCCGCATTGTGGCTGTCGAATCATTTGCAGGAATTCTTCGCTCAGTGCCCGGACATCGAACTCAATCTGATCACCACGCAGAACTTCCTGACCATGGAGCCCGGCGTGCAGCCGGACATCTTCATCACCAAGATTTCGCGGATCCGCGAAGGTTATAGAAGCTATCCGCTGTGCCACGACGTGATCTACCCGGTGTGCACGCCGCAGTACCTGGAGCAGCACCCGGAAATCTCCACCATCGAGGGCGTGCGCGATTCGGCGTTGCTGAATCTCAGCCCTTACGGCCGCTCGCAGGTCGCCGAACACGTCGACTGGGGCGTGTGGCTGGCGTTTCAGGCGATCGATATCGACGACCGCCCGACCAACAGTCCGCAGATCTTCAACGCCAACGATTACAACCTGCTGATCAGCATGGTCCTGACTCACCAAGGCATCGCGCTGGGCTGGAATCATCTGGTCACCTCGCTGGTGCAGCAGGGCCTGCTGGTGCGACCGATCGAGCAACAGGTGCAGTTGCGCAACAGTTGGCACTACTTGAGCTGCCGGGAAAATTCCGACAATGAAGATGAATTGCGGCGCTTTCGCGAATGGATTCTGGCGAAGTTTCCCCGCCGTTGATCTGCGCTGCGCCAGCGTCGGGCGTTTTGGTTATCAATAGCCCGACGAAAATGTCGCTGGAGCAGCTCCCTCGCCTGACCCATTGTTGAGCGGCGCCGACCAAGCACGGTCGCGCTCAACACACAGGAAGGGCTTGCTGCATGTCACTCTTCGAATTCTCTCGCGATTTTGATTTTCTCGACGCTCCGCAGAAAACCCGCGCCATCGTGCAAAACAGTCTGCTGGATATCATCGGTGTCATGGCCGGCGCGGCGAGCAATGACACCACTGTCGCCATGCGCCGGTTTGCCGAACGGCACTATCCGGCCGGGCTCTATAGCAGTCGCATGATCTTTGCCGGGCAGCGCGTCAATGTGCTCGGCGCAGCCTGGGCCGGCGGCTTCAGCGCTGACAGCCTCGATGCCCATGAAGGCCACTTCAAATCCAAGGGCCATGCCGGGGCAACCGTGGTACCCGCCGTGCTTGCCCTCGCCGATGCGCTGCATCATCAGGGCCGATCCATCACTGGGCATGAGCTGCTGAGCGCTCTGTGCATTGGTTACGAAACCGCACTGCGTGCCGGCTCGGCACTGATGGCGACCTCGCCCACCTATCACGCTTCCGGTGGCTTTTCCGCGCTGGGGGTGGTCTGCGCCGGGGCGCGATTGCTGGGTCTGGATGAGGCCACCTTTCGCCACGCTTTGGGCATTGCCGAATACTTCAGCGCGCGTTGCCCGATGATGCGCGTGGTGCAGGCGCCGACAATGCTGCGTGATGCACACGGCGCAGGCGCATTCGCCGGTCTGAACGCGCTGTTCATGGCCATGGAAGGCATCACCGGGGCGCCGGCGGAAACGGTCGAAGACGTTACGGTCGCGGAACACTGGCGCGACCTCGGTCAGCGTTGGGAAATCGACAGCCAGTACTTCAAGCCCTGGCCGGTCTGCCGCTGGGCGCAACCAGCGCTGACGGCGATGCTCGAGCTGCAACGGCAACATCCGCTGCTTGCTGCCGATTCGATCGAAACCATCCGGGTGGAAACGTTTTATGAATCGATGTGCCTGCAGGGGCATTCGCCGAAGGACGCCGATCAAGCGCAATACGCCCTCGCATTTCCGCTGGCAGCGCTGGTTGTCAGAGGCAAGGTCGGTCCTGAGGAAGTCACCGGTTCGGCGATTTCTGCGCCGAATATTCTCGCCCTCAGCGCCCGCATCGATATCGTTGAAGCCGCCGATATCTCGGCGCGATTCCCAGAGGAAATCCTCTCGCGGCTGAGCATTACCTTGAAAAATGGCCAAGTGCTGGTCAGCCCGATCACCGCTGCGCGCGGCGATCCGCACACGCCTTTGAGCGTCGAAGAGCTGCAGCAAAAGTTTGATCTGTTCGCTCAGGGTCTCGGCCATGAGCGCAGTACCGCTGTGAAAACGGCGATCAGGGACATCGCCCAGGCCCGCTGCGCGATCACCGCCCTGCAGCCTGTTTTTCAAGCGATACCGTCGTCACCGTGAACCGTCCATCGATAACCGCAAATCATTAATTGCCCGCAGCAAATGTCGGTTGTGGCGTTTGTCCTGCGCCCGATAGGCTGAGGCTTATCGTTCGCTTATGTAGAAAGTCACGGTTAAAGGTGACCGCTCAAGATCGAAGTCCTGGGAGGATAACAATGAACAACAAGCAAAGCGTTTATGACCTGATCGCACAACGCAAGCCGTGGCATTCGCTGCCGGGCGCGCTCTACCGCAGTGAGGACGTTTACCGTCAGGATCTTGAGCAGATCTGGCACAAGGACTGGATCTTCGCCGGCCACACCTTCGAAATCACCAAACCGGGGCAGTACTTCACCCTGCAGATTGGTGACTACCCGGTGGCCGTCGTTCGCGGCAAGGACGGTGAGGTTCGGGCTTTTCACAAC
Protein-coding sequences here:
- a CDS encoding quaternary amine ABC transporter ATP-binding protein — protein: MTSSDEIICVKNVFKVFGNQPALAMKMIEEGASKAEVFKKTGQAIGVFDANFSVRRGEIFVIMGLSGSGKSTMVRLFNRLIEPTSGKIFLNGKEITGLADKDLLQVRRKDMGMVFQSFALMPHMSVIDNVSFGLEISGVSEKERYCRAMGALEQVGLSGQEFSFPHQLSGGMQQRVGLARALANDPAILLMDEAFSALDPMIRSEMQGELIKLQAEQDRTIIFISHDIEEAVRIGHRIAIMEGGRVVQIGTPRELLCNPVNKYVRDFFNGFDTSRILKAGDIAQQDSNVVYLPGSQVTIKAEASLRDIFHIVAASATPMPVVDEVGLYKGSISQGHLLSCLSNS
- a CDS encoding LysR family transcriptional regulator, coding for MTKHVDPDTILLKMPSLRAVKAFVAAAKYESFTRAAEALCVSQAAISRQIRELESYLGAQLFTRVGRAVELTAAGAVFFDAAQLSFVNIAQAAERIRSSQSSKKVLTICCSPAFSALWLSNHLQEFFAQCPDIELNLITTQNFLTMEPGVQPDIFITKISRIREGYRSYPLCHDVIYPVCTPQYLEQHPEISTIEGVRDSALLNLSPYGRSQVAEHVDWGVWLAFQAIDIDDRPTNSPQIFNANDYNLLISMVLTHQGIALGWNHLVTSLVQQGLLVRPIEQQVQLRNSWHYLSCRENSDNEDELRRFREWILAKFPRR
- a CDS encoding MmgE/PrpD family protein, producing the protein MSLFEFSRDFDFLDAPQKTRAIVQNSLLDIIGVMAGAASNDTTVAMRRFAERHYPAGLYSSRMIFAGQRVNVLGAAWAGGFSADSLDAHEGHFKSKGHAGATVVPAVLALADALHHQGRSITGHELLSALCIGYETALRAGSALMATSPTYHASGGFSALGVVCAGARLLGLDEATFRHALGIAEYFSARCPMMRVVQAPTMLRDAHGAGAFAGLNALFMAMEGITGAPAETVEDVTVAEHWRDLGQRWEIDSQYFKPWPVCRWAQPALTAMLELQRQHPLLAADSIETIRVETFYESMCLQGHSPKDADQAQYALAFPLAALVVRGKVGPEEVTGSAISAPNILALSARIDIVEAADISARFPEEILSRLSITLKNGQVLVSPITAARGDPHTPLSVEELQQKFDLFAQGLGHERSTAVKTAIRDIAQARCAITALQPVFQAIPSSP